In Alphaproteobacteria bacterium, one DNA window encodes the following:
- the murD gene encoding UDP-N-acetylmuramoyl-L-alanine--D-glutamate ligase — protein MKIHDLLHQPVVIWGTGREGRAAAQWLARLGHANPLVFLDEASGPSQIEGLAATHHVARGTEEMRAELAKARYVIKSPGVSLYHPLIQDAKARGLVVTSLLSLWAQEPSSARTILVTGTKGKSTTASLLAHALNALGHRTILAGNIGLPVTQVQDANAAFRVIEVSSYQAADFDGMADIALVTCLYPEHLDWHGDLATYYKDKLHLLTCARLALATKQVQEAATSAGLELPSDIQIIDTTTAPEVPGHDYLSRAHNRSNVAAVLGVIACLEIDRQEALGAMADFRPLPHRQQELGEKNGVLYVNDSIATTPQSTIAAMQSYQGRPITLIAGGFDRGLDDAPLVQHILSQGLNALIVMGPSGQRLAQSIGQHPNAPSICMAQTMASAVELARRVTPSGGVVLLSPAAPSYGLFKDFEQRGLCFAREAGFQDAG, from the coding sequence ATGAAGATCCATGACCTATTGCATCAACCCGTGGTCATTTGGGGAACGGGACGCGAAGGACGCGCGGCGGCGCAGTGGCTGGCGCGGCTGGGTCATGCGAACCCACTGGTCTTCTTAGACGAGGCGTCAGGCCCATCGCAAATCGAAGGCTTGGCAGCGACGCATCATGTGGCGCGAGGGACCGAGGAAATGCGCGCCGAACTGGCCAAGGCGCGTTATGTCATCAAATCCCCCGGCGTCAGCCTGTATCACCCCTTGATCCAAGACGCCAAGGCGCGGGGCCTGGTCGTCACATCCTTGCTAAGCTTGTGGGCGCAAGAGCCGTCATCCGCCCGCACCATCCTGGTCACCGGCACCAAGGGCAAAAGCACCACGGCGAGTCTGTTGGCCCATGCGCTGAACGCTCTGGGACATCGAACGATACTGGCAGGGAATATCGGCCTGCCGGTCACACAAGTGCAAGATGCGAACGCCGCGTTTCGTGTGATCGAGGTTTCAAGTTATCAAGCTGCCGATTTCGACGGCATGGCCGATATCGCCCTTGTCACCTGCCTATACCCTGAACATCTGGATTGGCACGGCGACCTGGCCACCTATTACAAAGATAAACTGCATCTGCTGACTTGCGCTCGTCTGGCATTGGCTACCAAGCAGGTCCAAGAAGCGGCGACAAGCGCGGGGCTGGAACTGCCCTCCGACATTCAAATCATCGACACAACCACCGCGCCGGAAGTGCCCGGACATGATTATCTATCACGCGCTCATAATCGTTCGAACGTGGCGGCGGTCCTTGGCGTCATCGCGTGTCTGGAAATCGATAGACAAGAGGCCCTAGGGGCCATGGCCGATTTTCGGCCTCTGCCGCATCGTCAGCAAGAGCTGGGCGAGAAGAACGGCGTCTTATATGTCAATGACAGCATCGCCACCACGCCGCAATCGACCATCGCTGCCATGCAATCCTACCAAGGCCGCCCCATCACCCTGATCGCGGGCGGCTTCGACCGGGGGTTGGACGATGCGCCCCTGGTTCAGCACATCCTGTCCCAGGGCCTGAATGCCCTGATCGTCATGGGACCCAGCGGCCAACGTCTGGCCCAATCCATCGGCCAGCATCCAAACGCCCCCTCGATCTGCATGGCTCAGACGATGGCCAGCGCGGTCGAATTGGCCCGGCGCGTAACCCCATCCGGCGGCGTGGTGCTGCTGTCACCCGCCGCGCCCAGTTATGGCCTGTTCAAGGATTTCGAACAGCGCGGATTATGTTTTGCCCGGGAAGCCGGGTTTCAAGACGCCGGATAA
- a CDS encoding RNA methyltransferase: MNAPVVILVRPQMAENIGSTARAMLNCGLHELRLVAPREPWPLTDPWRGRCWALASGAEAVLEQVQVFPDTSSALADLHHVYATTARGRDMVKPVLTARAAATHMRCQTLTGTRCGMMFGPERTGLINDDLALAQVLVTIPLNPDYTSLNLAQAVLIQAYEWWQAGLDNPVAETVTLGDSRPASSGEFEALMDRLEGALDRSGFFTTPEIRPRMARNIRNGLKRAELTEQEVRTWHGIITALCLPQPTAGQKSPHSDDN; the protein is encoded by the coding sequence ATGAATGCGCCAGTCGTGATCCTGGTGCGGCCGCAAATGGCCGAGAATATTGGCTCCACCGCGCGCGCCATGCTCAATTGCGGACTGCATGAATTACGTCTGGTGGCTCCACGAGAGCCTTGGCCGTTGACCGATCCGTGGCGAGGGCGTTGTTGGGCCTTGGCCTCGGGAGCCGAGGCCGTCTTGGAACAGGTGCAGGTTTTTCCCGATACCTCTTCAGCCCTGGCCGATCTGCATCATGTCTATGCCACCACCGCCCGTGGCCGCGATATGGTCAAGCCTGTTCTAACGGCCCGCGCGGCGGCGACCCATATGCGTTGCCAGACCCTGACGGGCACACGTTGCGGCATGATGTTTGGTCCTGAACGGACGGGCTTGATCAATGATGACCTGGCCTTGGCGCAGGTCCTTGTCACCATCCCGCTCAACCCCGACTATACGTCGCTGAATTTGGCTCAGGCTGTGTTGATCCAGGCTTATGAATGGTGGCAGGCGGGGTTGGATAATCCCGTGGCCGAGACGGTGACTTTGGGCGATTCTCGTCCAGCCAGTTCGGGCGAGTTCGAAGCCTTGATGGATCGGCTGGAAGGCGCGTTGGATCGCTCGGGTTTTTTTACGACGCCGGAAATCCGCCCCCGCATGGCGCGCAATATCCGCAACGGCCTGAAACGTGCCGAACTGACTGAACAGGAAGTCAGAACCTGGCACGGGATCATCACAGCCTTATGCCTGCCCCAACCAACCGCAGGACAAAAGTCTCCACATAGCGATGATAATTAA
- a CDS encoding ribose-phosphate pyrophosphokinase: MRLISGTGNLPLAQAIAGHLDMTLTEAAIRRFADGEIFVEILENVRGKDVFVLQPTSCPANDNLMELLILMDALRRGSARRITAVLPYFGYARQDRKTSPRTPISAKLVANLITAAGASRVLTVDLHAAQIQGFFDIPVDNLYALPVFDRHIRDRYPGLEGVTVVSPDIGGVARARALAKRLDNADLAIIDKRRDGPGRNEVMHVIGTVRDRHCLMVDDMVDSGGTLVKAAAALRESGACSVSAYASHGVFSPPASRNIESSVIENLVVTDSIKASPEIAACSKIERLSLAPLLAEAVRSIHDEQSLSALFDSFPHGAL; this comes from the coding sequence ATGAGACTGATATCCGGCACCGGTAATCTGCCCCTTGCCCAGGCCATTGCCGGGCATTTGGACATGACATTGACCGAAGCCGCCATCCGGCGCTTTGCCGATGGCGAGATTTTCGTCGAGATATTGGAGAATGTGCGCGGCAAGGACGTGTTCGTGCTGCAGCCGACATCCTGCCCCGCCAATGACAATCTGATGGAACTGCTGATCCTGATGGACGCGCTGCGGCGCGGCTCGGCGCGGCGCATCACGGCGGTGCTGCCCTATTTCGGCTATGCCCGGCAGGACCGCAAGACCAGTCCGCGCACGCCTATCTCGGCCAAACTGGTGGCCAATCTGATCACGGCGGCGGGAGCTTCTCGAGTCCTGACAGTCGATCTGCATGCGGCGCAAATCCAGGGCTTTTTTGATATTCCGGTGGATAACCTGTATGCCCTGCCGGTCTTTGATCGGCATATTCGAGACCGATATCCCGGCCTAGAGGGCGTCACGGTCGTCTCGCCCGATATTGGCGGCGTGGCCCGCGCGCGCGCCTTGGCCAAGCGGCTGGACAATGCAGATCTGGCCATCATCGATAAGCGGCGCGACGGTCCGGGCCGTAACGAGGTGATGCATGTCATCGGCACGGTCCGCGATCGGCACTGCCTGATGGTCGATGATATGGTCGATAGCGGCGGCACATTGGTCAAGGCGGCGGCGGCCCTGCGCGAGTCCGGCGCATGCAGCGTATCGGCCTATGCTTCGCATGGCGTGTTCTCGCCGCCTGCGTCACGCAATATCGAATCTTCGGTTATCGAGAATCTGGTGGTGACGGACAGCATCAAGGCTTCTCCTGAGATTGCCGCTTGTTCGAAAATCGAACGCCTATCCCTCGCGCCATTGTTGGCCGAGGCCGTTCGGAGCATCCATGACGAGCAGTCGCTTTCCGCTCTGTTCGATTCCTTCCCGCACGGAGCATTGTGA
- the truA gene encoding tRNA pseudouridine(38-40) synthase TruA, giving the protein MPQRWKLTLEYDGRPFCGWQRQENALTVQQVVEEALTRFDGAAVPVAVAGRTDAGVHALGQVISADLSRDATPDRVREAVNFHLKPHPVAVVDVQAVPADFHARFWAQDRSYRYVIINRRPPLTVDEGLAWRVGAPLDIQAMQTAANLLIGQHDFSTFRAAHCQASSPVKTLDRLDISRQGERIEIKARARSFLYHQVRNMVGTLALVGMGRWTHDAFAAAFAACDRRLGGPTAPPDGLYFTKVRYPAS; this is encoded by the coding sequence ATGCCCCAGCGTTGGAAACTGACTTTGGAATATGACGGTCGGCCTTTTTGCGGCTGGCAGCGGCAAGAAAACGCGCTTACCGTGCAGCAGGTGGTGGAAGAGGCGCTGACGCGCTTTGACGGCGCGGCTGTGCCGGTGGCCGTGGCGGGGCGTACGGATGCGGGGGTGCATGCGCTGGGACAGGTGATCAGCGCGGATCTATCGCGCGATGCGACGCCCGACCGCGTGCGCGAGGCGGTGAATTTTCATCTAAAGCCGCATCCGGTGGCCGTGGTGGATGTGCAGGCGGTTCCCGCCGATTTCCACGCGCGTTTCTGGGCGCAGGATCGCAGTTATCGCTATGTCATCATCAATCGCCGTCCGCCTCTGACGGTCGATGAGGGATTGGCCTGGCGTGTCGGCGCGCCGCTTGATATCCAGGCCATGCAGACGGCGGCAAATCTGCTGATCGGCCAGCATGATTTCTCGACATTCCGCGCCGCACATTGCCAAGCGTCTTCGCCCGTCAAGACCTTGGATCGTCTGGACATATCCCGCCAGGGCGAGCGGATCGAGATCAAGGCCAGGGCGCGGTCTTTCCTCTATCACCAAGTCCGCAATATGGTGGGCACATTGGCGTTGGTCGGTATGGGACGATGGACGCATGACGCCTTCGCCGCCGCCTTCGCCGCCTGTGATCGCCGCCTGGGCGGCCCTACCGCTCCGCCGGATGGGCTGTATTTCACCAAGGTCCGTTATCCGGCGTCTTGA
- a CDS encoding endonuclease domain-containing protein, whose product MAPSDFLFQGYHFDSAQSLLRLDYAFRDGPSFTETLQFPNARTEFEPHERQALDAAFRVILLMAGVSYYKAYAPARMLCPAFALDAETASWVTQVYRMGLGEFAYRNKLDMSQRAQCEAQTQNAPPPTRLHLPRRDCVAVGGGKDSIVTIEAARQAGQTPFLFAMGGVGGPARPIAQTIQVAGFPALHAVRRIDPALIELNKTGVLNGHVPVTAILSAILAAGAILYGYDAILLSNERSASVANLSLNGTEVNHQYSKSLEFERGFAQTLARLVSPDIAYFSLLRPLSEVAIARRFARHRAYHDIFTSCNKAFRQDESRRGRGWCGDCPKCRFVFLALAPFMAKDRLIDIFGRNLLDDSAQVSGFAELAGLENFKPFECVGEVEESAILLAKLAQDDSWKHDAVPSALAARLPQDSQDIDARYQAFFTPDMAHRVPNSYLGWLHEDP is encoded by the coding sequence ATGGCACCCTCTGACTTTCTCTTTCAAGGCTATCATTTTGATAGCGCGCAAAGCCTGCTGCGCCTGGACTATGCGTTCCGGGACGGGCCTTCTTTTACCGAAACACTGCAGTTTCCGAACGCGCGGACAGAGTTTGAACCCCATGAACGCCAGGCCCTGGACGCCGCCTTTCGGGTGATCCTGCTGATGGCGGGGGTCAGTTACTATAAGGCTTATGCGCCCGCGCGGATGCTGTGTCCGGCTTTTGCCTTGGATGCCGAAACGGCCAGCTGGGTGACGCAAGTTTACCGCATGGGCCTTGGCGAATTTGCCTATCGCAACAAGCTGGATATGTCACAGCGCGCGCAATGCGAAGCGCAAACCCAAAACGCGCCGCCACCCACGCGCTTACATCTGCCGCGCCGCGACTGTGTGGCCGTGGGCGGGGGCAAGGATTCCATCGTCACGATCGAGGCCGCGCGTCAGGCTGGACAAACACCCTTTTTATTCGCCATGGGCGGAGTGGGCGGTCCTGCGCGGCCTATTGCCCAAACGATTCAGGTGGCAGGCTTTCCCGCCTTGCACGCCGTGCGCCGGATCGACCCGGCATTGATCGAATTGAACAAGACCGGCGTATTGAACGGCCATGTGCCGGTCACGGCTATCCTTAGCGCCATACTGGCGGCGGGGGCGATCTTATACGGCTATGACGCCATCTTGCTGTCTAACGAGCGTTCGGCCAGCGTCGCCAATCTAAGCCTGAACGGGACCGAGGTGAACCATCAATACAGCAAATCCTTGGAATTCGAGCGCGGCTTCGCTCAAACCCTGGCGCGGCTGGTGTCGCCCGATATCGCCTATTTCTCACTGTTGCGGCCCCTGAGCGAAGTGGCGATTGCCAGGCGTTTCGCGCGTCACCGCGCCTATCACGACATCTTCACCAGTTGCAATAAAGCCTTTCGTCAAGACGAGTCCCGGCGCGGGCGCGGCTGGTGCGGCGATTGCCCCAAATGCCGCTTTGTGTTCCTGGCACTGGCACCTTTCATGGCGAAGGATCGGCTGATCGATATTTTTGGACGCAATCTGCTGGACGATTCGGCGCAAGTCTCCGGCTTTGCCGAGTTGGCGGGTTTGGAGAACTTTAAGCCCTTCGAATGCGTGGGCGAGGTGGAGGAAAGCGCCATCCTGCTTGCCAAGCTGGCCCAAGATGACTCCTGGAAGCATGATGCAGTGCCATCGGCCTTGGCCGCGCGTCTGCCCCAAGACTCCCAAGACATCGATGCGCGATATCAGGCATTCTTCACGCCAGATATGGCGCACCGCGTGCCAAACTCTTACCTGGGTTGGCTGCATGAAGATCCATGA
- a CDS encoding DUF2336 domain-containing protein, which yields MVTGLTREDVERLVTDDSPEARAKVAQKLGGQFQEQTLTREELAIAQDIVRVMAHDVAVKVRQSLAENIKRAPGLPHDVALTLAEDIESISLPILEYSNVLTDEDLVGLVRTGNEAKHQAIARRTEVHEMVSNALIELAGAEAVTTLINNRGAQIAEAGYQKAVDRFGTVTAIQESLVRRDKLPVSVAERLVTMVSETLRDYLVEHHELSAAMASDLVLQGRERAVINMVSSGSSEQEVMTLVEQLKRNDRLTPSLILRALCVGDIAFFEASMSLLSEVPMLNTRKLIHDTGPLGLKTLYDRSGLPMSFLPAVRVAIEVLHDTPLGEDRSLFQRQVIERILTQFESMQPEDINYLLSKLSDIIMAEYGNKDVA from the coding sequence ATGGTCACCGGCCTTACACGCGAAGATGTCGAGCGTCTCGTAACCGACGACTCACCCGAGGCACGCGCCAAAGTGGCGCAGAAATTGGGTGGACAGTTCCAGGAACAGACTCTCACCCGAGAAGAATTGGCCATCGCGCAGGATATTGTTCGCGTCATGGCGCATGACGTGGCGGTCAAGGTACGTCAGTCCTTGGCCGAGAATATCAAACGGGCACCCGGGCTGCCGCATGATGTGGCGTTGACTTTGGCGGAGGATATCGAATCAATATCTCTCCCCATCTTGGAATATTCGAATGTTCTGACCGATGAAGACTTGGTGGGGCTTGTCCGTACCGGCAACGAGGCTAAACATCAAGCAATCGCTCGACGCACGGAAGTGCATGAGATGGTCTCGAACGCCCTGATCGAACTGGCGGGGGCCGAGGCGGTGACGACGCTGATCAATAATCGCGGTGCGCAGATCGCCGAAGCCGGCTATCAAAAAGCCGTGGATCGCTTTGGAACCGTGACGGCGATCCAAGAATCTCTGGTGCGGCGCGATAAACTGCCCGTCAGCGTAGCCGAACGATTGGTGACAATGGTTTCTGAAACCTTGCGGGATTATCTGGTCGAACACCATGAATTGTCCGCAGCCATGGCGTCGGATCTGGTGCTGCAAGGTCGTGAACGCGCTGTGATCAATATGGTATCCAGTGGTTCGTCCGAACAGGAAGTTATGACGTTGGTGGAGCAGCTTAAGCGCAACGACCGCTTAACTCCCAGCTTGATCCTGCGTGCCTTGTGTGTGGGAGATATCGCCTTTTTTGAGGCCAGCATGTCCTTGCTGTCCGAAGTACCGATGCTGAACACACGCAAGCTGATCCACGACACCGGCCCACTTGGCCTTAAAACGCTGTACGACCGATCAGGACTGCCGATGAGCTTCCTGCCTGCCGTGCGCGTGGCTATCGAAGTTCTGCATGACACACCGCTTGGTGAAGACCGCTCCTTGTTCCAACGCCAGGTGATTGAACGAATCTTGACCCAATTTGAATCCATGCAGCCTGAGGATATTAACTATCTGCTTAGCAAGCTCAGCGACATCATTATGGCCGAATATGGCAACAAGGATGTGGCCTAG
- a CDS encoding type II and III secretion system protein, protein MMRKSLELGLSMVALALCLIACTGSRPGGEAVDPSLGLTREDYRGLRARAPAIPAKAEPPIPSLRGGEVTASKTQDKPLPKSLDMRVSVTVDETVPLRAVFLELGRKAALNMELDSQIKASGVIFSAHEQPVRRVIERLCRMAGLRVSFDEDAVRIGRDVPRTQTYRLDYLSLARATRGEVGIATNVFAQVARGGGADAAGNNSTTKIEAHGEADFWAEIDRNLKEIVSQSETEEDAGTSKNAGRMGYTLNRQAGLVTVTAPDRVQERVATYLDRLRRHALAQVLIEARIIEVSLSENYRAGINWRSLNDDIVGGALRFGPFAPAGPFIAPTTAADGVMTLTYSGGDMAGIANLVRRFGTVRTLSSPRLTVLNNQTAILKVAENDVYFTSTVEATPVVGAGGAVSVTRTITSTPNTVPVGLVMTVQPAIDPSSGEITLSLRPTISRIVRRVSDPSVSITAAEAGVPVSSEVPVVEVREMDSVLRLHSGDVAVLGGLMQDHTKNDEEGPPVLDELPVLGALVKSRDESSNVSELVILLRATLAELPAPDAADRDLYTRYHADPRPLLQSQSQPPAAP, encoded by the coding sequence ATGATGAGGAAGTCTTTGGAATTAGGGCTATCGATGGTGGCCTTGGCGCTGTGCCTAATCGCTTGTACGGGATCGCGCCCGGGCGGCGAAGCGGTGGACCCTTCCTTGGGCCTGACGCGCGAGGATTATCGCGGCCTACGCGCACGCGCACCGGCCATTCCGGCCAAGGCAGAGCCGCCGATCCCATCTTTGCGCGGCGGGGAAGTGACGGCCTCAAAGACGCAAGACAAGCCTTTGCCTAAGAGCTTGGACATGCGGGTTTCGGTGACGGTGGATGAAACCGTTCCCTTGCGTGCCGTGTTTTTAGAGCTGGGCCGCAAAGCGGCGTTGAATATGGAATTGGATTCCCAGATCAAGGCCAGCGGCGTGATCTTTTCCGCACATGAACAACCGGTGCGGCGGGTGATAGAGCGTCTGTGCCGCATGGCGGGGTTGCGCGTGTCTTTTGACGAAGACGCGGTGCGCATCGGGCGCGACGTTCCGCGCACACAGACCTATCGCCTGGATTACCTTAGTCTTGCCCGCGCCACGCGCGGCGAGGTCGGCATTGCCACCAATGTCTTCGCTCAGGTCGCGCGCGGCGGCGGGGCCGATGCGGCGGGCAATAATTCGACCACCAAGATCGAGGCGCATGGCGAGGCCGATTTCTGGGCGGAGATCGACCGCAATCTGAAAGAGATCGTCTCGCAAAGCGAGACCGAGGAAGACGCGGGGACAAGCAAGAATGCGGGCCGCATGGGATATACGCTGAATCGTCAGGCGGGTTTGGTGACCGTCACCGCGCCCGATAGAGTGCAAGAGCGCGTGGCGACGTATCTGGATCGTCTGCGCCGCCATGCTCTGGCTCAAGTGCTGATCGAGGCGCGCATCATCGAGGTGAGTCTGAGTGAAAATTATCGCGCCGGCATCAATTGGCGCAGTCTGAACGACGATATCGTCGGCGGGGCCTTGCGTTTTGGTCCTTTCGCTCCCGCTGGCCCCTTTATCGCGCCGACCACCGCCGCCGATGGCGTCATGACTCTGACTTATAGCGGCGGCGACATGGCCGGAATCGCCAATCTGGTGCGCCGCTTTGGCACGGTGCGCACCTTGTCCAGTCCGCGCCTGACCGTCTTGAATAACCAGACCGCCATCTTAAAGGTCGCGGAAAACGACGTGTATTTCACTTCGACGGTCGAGGCAACGCCCGTGGTCGGGGCCGGCGGCGCGGTCAGCGTCACGCGCACCATCACCAGCACGCCCAATACCGTGCCCGTGGGCTTGGTGATGACCGTGCAGCCCGCCATTGATCCGTCAAGCGGCGAGATCACATTAAGCCTGCGGCCCACCATCTCGCGCATCGTGCGGCGTGTCAGCGATCCTTCGGTCAGCATCACCGCCGCCGAGGCCGGCGTTCCCGTCTCGTCCGAGGTTCCCGTGGTGGAAGTGCGTGAGATGGATTCCGTGCTGCGCCTGCATTCGGGGGATGTCGCCGTCCTGGGCGGCCTGATGCAAGACCATACCAAGAATGACGAGGAAGGCCCGCCTGTGCTGGACGAATTGCCGGTGCTGGGCGCCTTGGTCAAAAGCCGCGACGAATCCAGCAATGTCAGCGAGCTTGTGATCCTTTTACGCGCCACCTTGGCCGAGCTGCCCGCGCCCGATGCCGCCGACCGCGATCTGTACACCCGCTATCATGCGGATCCGAGGCCGCTGTTGCAGTCCCAATCACAGCCGCCTGCCGCGCCCTGA
- the grxC gene encoding glutaredoxin 3: MPKIELYTGQSCPYCVRAKALLRAKGQEFQEVDIWADPTRMQEMIERSGGKRSVPQIFINGQHIGGYDDLHALDQAGGLDPLLA, encoded by the coding sequence ATGCCCAAGATTGAACTCTATACCGGCCAATCCTGCCCCTATTGCGTACGAGCCAAGGCTTTGCTACGCGCCAAGGGCCAGGAATTTCAAGAAGTCGATATCTGGGCCGATCCCACGCGGATGCAGGAAATGATCGAGCGTTCGGGGGGAAAGCGCAGCGTTCCTCAGATTTTCATTAACGGCCAGCATATCGGCGGCTATGACGATCTGCACGCTCTGGATCAAGCGGGCGGTTTGGATCCGTTGTTGGCCTAG
- the galU gene encoding UTP--glucose-1-phosphate uridylyltransferase GalU has protein sequence MHRPIRKAIFPVAGLGTRFLPATKAMPKEMLTLVDKPLIQHAVDEARAAGIQEFIFVTRSGKGALEDHFDFNFELEETLKARGKKRELDILKTTEIDSGQLFFTRQRQALGLGHAVWCARELIGNEPFAVMLADDVFLSGSPCLKQMVESYHDVGGNMVAVTEVPREHTSRYGILDIAHEDGPLVRIKGLVEKPQPDQAPSTLSIVGRYILQPAIFTFLDRQLTGAGGEIQLTDSLAALIDLQPCHGFRYEGRRFDCGDRIGFIEANVAFALADPDMGDRVREALQRMV, from the coding sequence ATTCATCGTCCTATCCGTAAGGCTATTTTCCCCGTGGCTGGTCTTGGTACCCGCTTTCTTCCGGCCACCAAAGCGATGCCCAAGGAAATGTTGACCTTGGTGGACAAACCGCTGATCCAGCACGCGGTGGACGAGGCGCGAGCGGCGGGCATTCAGGAGTTCATCTTCGTCACTCGCAGCGGCAAGGGCGCGTTGGAGGATCACTTCGACTTCAATTTCGAATTGGAAGAAACGCTGAAGGCGCGCGGCAAAAAACGTGAGTTGGATATCCTGAAGACCACCGAGATCGACTCGGGTCAGTTGTTCTTTACCCGCCAGCGCCAGGCACTGGGACTGGGTCACGCCGTGTGGTGCGCCCGCGAATTGATTGGTAATGAGCCGTTTGCCGTGATGCTGGCAGATGACGTGTTCCTATCCGGCTCGCCTTGCCTAAAGCAGATGGTCGAGTCGTATCACGATGTCGGCGGCAATATGGTGGCCGTGACGGAAGTGCCGCGCGAACACACAAGCCGCTACGGTATCTTGGATATCGCGCATGAAGATGGTCCTCTTGTGCGCATCAAAGGCCTGGTGGAAAAGCCGCAACCAGACCAGGCACCATCCACGCTTTCGATCGTCGGGCGGTATATCTTGCAGCCGGCCATTTTCACCTTTCTGGATCGCCAATTGACCGGCGCGGGGGGCGAGATTCAGTTGACGGACAGCTTGGCTGCCTTGATCGACCTGCAGCCCTGTCATGGATTCCGCTATGAGGGACGCCGCTTTGACTGTGGCGATCGCATCGGTTTTATCGAAGCCAATGTCGCCTTCGCCCTGGCCGATCCCGATATGGGCGACCGGGTGCGCGA
- a CDS encoding sensor domain-containing diguanylate cyclase, translated as MTTHHRAPGGIAPEDIDTLLASEQRLRAILEILPHPVVIVDDHDGCIIFVNRRAALLFDPPVRDLLHHPMSSFFTEPGEWERLVDVLKQVPEVHDLESEMTSRSGRRFAAEIAMIHVDYGHHGGILLALSDISVRKKLQEELLHQATTDVLTGISNRAHILSQANQEIRRARRFGRPLSVLMLDIDHFKSINDRYGHGAGDDALRAFVAGCQLTLRQTDLLGRLGGEEFLAVLLEADLATAAQSAERLRRRIETLPIELEGGLHVPMTVSIGVTSLNPSDADIDDLLKRADRILYQAKNSGRNKVCLDDGKA; from the coding sequence ATGACCACACATCATCGCGCACCCGGCGGCATCGCTCCCGAGGATATCGACACGCTTCTTGCCAGCGAACAAAGACTGCGCGCCATACTGGAGATATTGCCTCATCCGGTGGTCATCGTCGACGACCATGACGGCTGCATCATCTTTGTCAATCGCCGTGCCGCCTTGTTATTCGATCCGCCGGTGCGCGATTTGTTGCACCATCCCATGAGTTCGTTCTTCACAGAACCGGGAGAATGGGAAAGGTTGGTGGATGTATTGAAGCAGGTGCCAGAGGTTCACGACCTGGAATCCGAAATGACCTCGCGTTCGGGGCGGCGTTTTGCCGCTGAGATCGCGATGATCCACGTGGATTATGGCCATCATGGAGGTATTTTGCTGGCATTGAGCGACATCAGCGTACGTAAGAAGCTGCAAGAAGAGCTGCTGCATCAGGCCACCACGGACGTGCTGACCGGCATCAGCAACCGCGCTCATATCCTGTCCCAGGCCAATCAGGAAATTCGGCGCGCCCGACGCTTTGGAAGACCTCTATCGGTGTTGATGCTGGATATCGACCACTTTAAATCCATCAATGATCGCTACGGACACGGCGCGGGTGATGACGCCTTGCGCGCTTTCGTCGCGGGCTGTCAGTTAACTTTGCGCCAAACCGACCTGTTGGGGCGCCTGGGCGGTGAGGAATTCTTGGCCGTGCTGCTGGAAGCCGACCTTGCCACCGCCGCCCAATCCGCCGAACGTCTGCGTCGCCGTATTGAAACGCTGCCTATAGAGCTGGAAGGCGGCCTTCACGTTCCCATGACCGTCAGCATCGGCGTGACCTCCTTAAATCCTAGCGATGCCGATATCGACGATCTTCTTAAACGCGCCGACCGCATTCTTTATCAAGCCAAAAACAGCGGCAGAAACAAAGTGTGCCTGGATGACGGCAAGGCATAG